From Glycine max cultivar Williams 82 chromosome 11, Glycine_max_v4.0, whole genome shotgun sequence, the proteins below share one genomic window:
- the LOC100306551 gene encoding uncharacterized protein LOC100306551, translated as MAAATLYLAKPPSSFTPKIPFPRVRDSGIGTVKCQVKTQVKAGILGLGLGLFHFLNFVEPGSCLQLQFHEPPNALSLPTWAIHVSSVAEWIIAMALVWQYGEKSGYPAWKGLSWGMVPLLGGAFCACTWHFFYNSESLEVLVALQAALTVIGNATMCIAAYRIYKSSQGS; from the exons ATGGCCGCGGCAACGTTGTACTTGGCAAAACCGCCTTCGTCTTTTACTCCCAAAATTCCGTTTCCAAGAGTGAGGGACAGTGGAATTGGAACTGTAAAGTGTCAAGTTAAAACCCAAGTGAAAGCGGGTATCCTGGGACTGGGTCTGGGTCTGTTCCACTTCCTTAACTTCGTCGAACCCGGTTCATGTCTCCAACTGCAATTCCACGAACCCCCCAATGCCCTCTCTTTGCCCACATGGGCCATTCACGTGTCCAGTGTCGCTGAATGGATTATAGCTATGGCTTTGGTGTGGCAATACGGAGAAAAATCTGGATACCCAGCTTGGAAGGGCCTTTCTTGGGGAATG GTACCTCTACTTGGTGGAGCTTTTTGTGCGTGCACATGGCATTTCTTTTATAACTCTGAGTCCCTCGAG GTATTGGTGGCTCTTCAAGCGGCACTGACTGTTATAGGTAATGCCACAATGTGCATAGCTGCATATCGGATTTACAAATCATCCCAAGGCTCCTAG
- the LOC100791277 gene encoding probable sodium/metabolite cotransporter BASS5, chloroplastic isoform X1, giving the protein MISSGLKPKHFNNVHSLFNLSKSQQPPNPIIVPCCRTNTNNNISSPFSIRFNSPFPYRSPKIPLKCAPLHSSDSLPPDPSSASTQMEQNSMSILEILKQSNSYLPHALIASILLALIYPRSLTWFTSRFYAPALGFLMFAVGVNSNENDFLEAFKRPAEIVTGYFGQFAVKPLLGYLFCMIAVTVLGLPTTVGAGIVLVACVSGAQLSSYATFLTDPQMAPLSIVMTSLSTASAVFVTPLLLLLLIGKKLPIDVKGMVYNITQIVVVPIAAGLLLNRFFPRICNVIRPFLPPLSVLVASICAGAPLALNVETMKSPLGVAILLLVVAFHLSSFIAGYILSGFVFRDSLDVKALQRTISFETGMQSSLLALALANKFFEDPKVAIPPAISTSIMSLMGFVLVLIWTRRGKSEIKNSS; this is encoded by the exons ATGATTTCAAGTGGACTGAAACCGAAGCACTTCAACAACGTTCATTCGCTCTTCAATCTTTCCAAATCCCAACAACCCCCAAATCCAATTATAGTCCCATGCTGCCGAACCAACACCAACAATAACATCtcttctccattctccattcgTTTCAATTCGCCTTTCCCAT ACCGGAGCCCCAAGATTCCCCTAAAATGTGCACCGCTGCACTCTTCAGATTCCCTGCCACCCGATCCTTCCTCTGCCTCGACCcag ATGGAGCAAAATTCAATGTCAATTCTGGAGATTCTTAAGCAATCAAATTCATATCTGCCTCATGCACTCATTGCAAGTATACTGCTAGCTCTAATCTACCCACGTTCTTTAACGTGGTTTACCAGCAG ATTCTATGCACCTGCACTAGGTTTTTTGATGTTTGCTGTTGGggttaattcaaatgaaaatgacTTCCTTGAGGCATTCAAGAGGCCAGCAGAAATTGTCACTGGTTATTTTGGCCAGTTTGCTGTGAAGCCTCTTCTTGGATATCTGTTTTGCATGATTGCAGTAACTGTTTTAGGCCTACCAACAACAGTAG GCGCAGGAATTGTATTGGTGGCTTGTGTTAGTGGTGCTCAGCTTTCAAGTTATGCTACTTTCCTGACTGATCCACAAATGGCACCTTTAAGCATAGTTATGACATCACTGTCCACTGCTTCTGCAGTTTTTGTCACGCCACTCTTATTACTGTTGCTCATTGGGAAGAAATTGCCTATAGATGTAAAAGGAATGGTGTATAACATTACACAGATTGTGGTTGTGCCTATTGCAGCTGGCCTGCTTCTAAATCG ATTCTTTCCTCGTATTTGTAATGTTATTCGACCATTTTTGCCTCCGCTATCTGTACTGGTGGCATCTATCTGTGCCGGAGCGCCACTTGCCTTAAATGTTGAGACTATGAAATCCCCCTTGGGAGTCGCTATCTTGTTGCTTGTTGTTGCTTTTCATTTGTCATCTTTTATAGCTGGTTATATCCTCAGTGGGTTTGTCTTCCGCGATTCTCTTGATGTGAAGGCACTGCAACGAACAATTTCCTTTGAGACAG GCATGCAAAGTAGCCTGCTTGCCCTGGCTCTTGCTAATAAGTTCTTCGAAGATCCAAAAGTGGCTATTCCTCCAGCAATTTCT ACTTCAATTATGTCTTTGATGGGATTTGTTCTGGTGCTGATTTGGACCAGAAGAGGGAAGAGCGAGATAAAAAACAGCTCCTGA
- the LOC100306551 gene encoding uncharacterized protein isoform X1, which yields MAAATLYLAKPPSSFTPKIPFPRVRDSGIGTVKCQVKTQVKAGILGLGLGLFHFLNFVEPGSCLQLQFHEPPNALSLPTWAIHVSSVAEWIIAMALVWQYGEKSGYPAWKGLSWGMVPLLGGAFCACTWHFFYNSESLEVLVALQAALTVIG from the exons ATGGCCGCGGCAACGTTGTACTTGGCAAAACCGCCTTCGTCTTTTACTCCCAAAATTCCGTTTCCAAGAGTGAGGGACAGTGGAATTGGAACTGTAAAGTGTCAAGTTAAAACCCAAGTGAAAGCGGGTATCCTGGGACTGGGTCTGGGTCTGTTCCACTTCCTTAACTTCGTCGAACCCGGTTCATGTCTCCAACTGCAATTCCACGAACCCCCCAATGCCCTCTCTTTGCCCACATGGGCCATTCACGTGTCCAGTGTCGCTGAATGGATTATAGCTATGGCTTTGGTGTGGCAATACGGAGAAAAATCTGGATACCCAGCTTGGAAGGGCCTTTCTTGGGGAATG GTACCTCTACTTGGTGGAGCTTTTTGTGCGTGCACATGGCATTTCTTTTATAACTCTGAGTCCCTCGAG GTATTGGTGGCTCTTCAAGCGGCACTGACTGTTATAG GATAA
- the LOC100791277 gene encoding probable sodium/metabolite cotransporter BASS5, chloroplastic isoform X2 codes for MFAVGVNSNENDFLEAFKRPAEIVTGYFGQFAVKPLLGYLFCMIAVTVLGLPTTVGAGIVLVACVSGAQLSSYATFLTDPQMAPLSIVMTSLSTASAVFVTPLLLLLLIGKKLPIDVKGMVYNITQIVVVPIAAGLLLNRFFPRICNVIRPFLPPLSVLVASICAGAPLALNVETMKSPLGVAILLLVVAFHLSSFIAGYILSGFVFRDSLDVKALQRTISFETGMQSSLLALALANKFFEDPKVAIPPAISTSIMSLMGFVLVLIWTRRGKSEIKNSS; via the exons ATGTTTGCTGTTGGggttaattcaaatgaaaatgacTTCCTTGAGGCATTCAAGAGGCCAGCAGAAATTGTCACTGGTTATTTTGGCCAGTTTGCTGTGAAGCCTCTTCTTGGATATCTGTTTTGCATGATTGCAGTAACTGTTTTAGGCCTACCAACAACAGTAG GCGCAGGAATTGTATTGGTGGCTTGTGTTAGTGGTGCTCAGCTTTCAAGTTATGCTACTTTCCTGACTGATCCACAAATGGCACCTTTAAGCATAGTTATGACATCACTGTCCACTGCTTCTGCAGTTTTTGTCACGCCACTCTTATTACTGTTGCTCATTGGGAAGAAATTGCCTATAGATGTAAAAGGAATGGTGTATAACATTACACAGATTGTGGTTGTGCCTATTGCAGCTGGCCTGCTTCTAAATCG ATTCTTTCCTCGTATTTGTAATGTTATTCGACCATTTTTGCCTCCGCTATCTGTACTGGTGGCATCTATCTGTGCCGGAGCGCCACTTGCCTTAAATGTTGAGACTATGAAATCCCCCTTGGGAGTCGCTATCTTGTTGCTTGTTGTTGCTTTTCATTTGTCATCTTTTATAGCTGGTTATATCCTCAGTGGGTTTGTCTTCCGCGATTCTCTTGATGTGAAGGCACTGCAACGAACAATTTCCTTTGAGACAG GCATGCAAAGTAGCCTGCTTGCCCTGGCTCTTGCTAATAAGTTCTTCGAAGATCCAAAAGTGGCTATTCCTCCAGCAATTTCT ACTTCAATTATGTCTTTGATGGGATTTGTTCTGGTGCTGATTTGGACCAGAAGAGGGAAGAGCGAGATAAAAAACAGCTCCTGA